In a genomic window of Corynebacterium choanae:
- the glgA gene encoding glycogen synthase, translating to MRVAMMTKEYPPEIYGGAGVHVAELVRYMRQLVDVDVHCMGKPRDEANVYVHGVDPELAQANPAVQTLSTGLRMANAVTDCAVVHSHTWYSGFGGHIAGKLYGIPHVATAHSLEPHRPWKREQLGGGYEVSSWSEKNTMEYADGVIAVSAKMKEAILEAYPRIDESRIHVVLNGVDTQLWQPRPTFGEAVETNGASVLEELGVDPDRPIVAFVGRITRQKGVGHLVKAAKHFDEGVQLVLCAGAPDTPEIATETEALVNELQAQRDGVFWVQEFLPKPKIQEILTAADVFACPSIYEPLGIVNLEAMACGTAVVASDVGGIPEVVVDGETGTLVHYDETDPQAFEHGIAEAVNKMVADRAHARKVGELGRKRAVEEFSWATIAQQTLDVYRSLM from the coding sequence ATGCGAGTTGCGATGATGACCAAAGAATATCCCCCAGAGATTTACGGCGGCGCCGGGGTGCATGTCGCCGAGCTGGTGCGCTATATGCGTCAGCTGGTGGACGTGGATGTGCACTGTATGGGCAAACCCCGTGATGAGGCGAATGTGTATGTCCACGGGGTTGACCCGGAATTGGCACAGGCCAATCCAGCGGTGCAAACCTTGTCCACCGGGTTACGGATGGCCAATGCGGTCACTGACTGTGCCGTAGTGCACTCTCACACCTGGTATTCCGGGTTCGGCGGTCATATAGCGGGCAAACTCTATGGCATTCCCCATGTTGCGACTGCCCACTCCTTAGAGCCGCATCGCCCCTGGAAACGGGAGCAACTCGGTGGCGGCTATGAGGTGTCTTCCTGGAGTGAAAAAAACACCATGGAATATGCTGACGGCGTAATCGCTGTGTCAGCAAAAATGAAAGAGGCCATTCTCGAGGCGTATCCACGCATCGATGAGTCCCGTATCCATGTGGTGCTCAATGGTGTCGATACACAATTGTGGCAGCCTCGCCCGACCTTTGGGGAGGCAGTCGAAACCAACGGGGCGTCAGTGTTGGAAGAACTTGGTGTTGATCCGGATCGCCCAATTGTTGCGTTTGTTGGTCGTATCACCCGGCAAAAAGGTGTCGGCCATCTCGTGAAGGCGGCAAAGCACTTCGACGAAGGTGTGCAGCTGGTGCTGTGTGCTGGTGCACCGGATACCCCGGAGATCGCCACAGAAACCGAAGCATTGGTCAACGAATTACAGGCACAGCGCGACGGCGTGTTTTGGGTGCAGGAATTCTTGCCGAAGCCAAAGATCCAAGAGATCCTCACCGCGGCCGATGTGTTTGCCTGCCCGTCGATCTATGAACCACTAGGCATTGTCAATCTTGAAGCGATGGCCTGTGGTACAGCTGTGGTTGCCTCGGATGTGGGCGGTATCCCAGAGGTGGTCGTCGACGGTGAAACCGGCACCTTGGTGCACTATGACGAAACCGATCCGCAAGCCTTCGAACACGGTATCGCGGAAGCTGTCAACAAGATGGTTGCCGACCGGGCGCATGCCCGAAAAGTTGGCGAGCTTGGACGCAAACGTGCCGTTGAGGAGTTCTCCTGGGCGACGATCGCGCAACAGACCCTTGACGTGTACCGCTCGCTTATGTGA
- the sigE gene encoding RNA polymerase sigma factor SigE: MHTASMTEHTDRDTAINTQDTTVLAGTKAFDAGVADMPSWGELVEEHADSVYRLAFRLSGNQHDAEDLTQETFMRVFRSLKNYRPGTFEGWLHRITTNLFLDMVRHRAKIRMEALPEDYERVPGKEPTPEQVWQATNLDPTLQAALDSLSPEFRVAVILCDVLGMSYDEIADTLGVKMGTVRSRIHRGRSQLRAYLEQAAETDESVKLLMPATV; encoded by the coding sequence ATGCACACTGCTTCCATGACCGAACACACCGACCGCGACACGGCAATCAATACGCAAGACACGACTGTGCTTGCCGGAACGAAAGCCTTCGACGCCGGGGTCGCAGACATGCCAAGTTGGGGCGAACTCGTCGAAGAACACGCCGATTCTGTCTACCGGCTCGCATTCCGCCTCAGCGGGAATCAGCACGACGCGGAAGACCTCACCCAAGAAACTTTTATGCGGGTGTTTCGGTCGTTGAAAAACTATCGCCCAGGCACCTTCGAAGGATGGTTGCATCGCATCACCACCAATCTGTTTTTAGATATGGTGCGGCATCGGGCAAAAATCCGGATGGAAGCACTGCCGGAAGACTACGAGCGGGTGCCGGGGAAAGAACCCACCCCGGAACAGGTGTGGCAGGCCACCAATTTAGATCCGACGCTGCAGGCGGCACTTGATTCCTTAAGCCCCGAATTCCGGGTTGCAGTGATTTTGTGTGATGTGCTCGGCATGTCGTATGACGAGATCGCAGACACCCTAGGGGTGAAGATGGGAACTGTACGTTCGCGGATTCACCGTGGCCGCAGCCAACTACGCGCCTATTTGGAGCAGGCCGCCGAAACCGATGAGTCGGTCAAATTGTTGATGCCGGCAACGGTGTAA
- a CDS encoding O-methyltransferase — MSEPASASLLRYIDDQTSPDDVLANAVEHAQEFGIAYPDASTGQLLATLAALTYPLGSSGVVVAANAAAVIGTYVARAVAEDTRISCIEPDIEHQQAAQKALLSLGRPSSTVRLMTAQPVQVMGRLAKSSYSMVIGDVAGKDLPRFIELARNILAPGGVLVLLDCLLDGTITDPTRTDRDTVGAREAQEMLAAMDDMFLARLPFGSGMVVATLAHE; from the coding sequence GTGAGTGAACCTGCTTCCGCTAGCCTGCTGCGCTATATCGACGACCAAACCAGCCCTGACGATGTTCTTGCTAATGCGGTAGAACATGCCCAAGAGTTCGGCATCGCCTATCCTGATGCATCCACCGGTCAGCTTCTTGCCACACTTGCCGCGCTCACCTATCCGTTGGGCAGCTCTGGGGTGGTGGTTGCGGCGAATGCGGCGGCAGTAATCGGCACCTATGTGGCGCGCGCTGTTGCGGAAGATACGAGAATTTCCTGCATTGAACCCGATATCGAGCATCAACAAGCAGCCCAAAAAGCGCTGCTGTCACTGGGGCGCCCATCATCAACTGTTCGGTTGATGACTGCCCAACCTGTACAGGTGATGGGTCGTTTAGCCAAATCCAGCTACAGCATGGTGATCGGCGATGTTGCTGGTAAAGACCTGCCGCGGTTTATTGAACTCGCCCGCAATATTTTGGCACCCGGCGGGGTGCTGGTGTTGTTGGACTGTTTACTTGATGGCACGATCACTGATCCCACCCGGACTGATCGCGACACAGTCGGTGCCCGGGAAGCCCAAGAGATGCTCGCCGCCATGGATGATATGTTCCTTGCCCGCCTTCCTTTCGGCAGCGGCATGGTGGTTGCCACGCTTGCACACGAGTAG
- the tatB gene encoding Sec-independent protein translocase protein TatB produces the protein MFSSLGWGEIFVVLIAGLIIIGPERLPAVVTDVKAAIIAARRAINNVKQELDSELGSEFQEFVQPIGELAKLRAMGPKAAITKTLLDGDDSIFAAFDPKTVMNEQPTAGQAQRQRAQQTGKPIETAAVETTRVQRQSTTAQLASQPTNATPQQPSLPQTGTGQNLPAAPATGTRNSDEQATTVAALNQQLSGFPAGSSTTSQDQRPAPQPVKPAQESNPSQPPQSAQRFDDVI, from the coding sequence GTGTTTAGTTCACTCGGCTGGGGCGAAATCTTTGTGGTACTCATCGCCGGATTGATCATTATCGGTCCGGAACGACTTCCTGCTGTGGTCACCGATGTGAAAGCCGCCATTATTGCTGCCCGGCGGGCGATTAATAATGTGAAACAAGAACTCGACTCTGAGCTCGGCTCAGAATTCCAAGAATTCGTCCAACCCATCGGGGAGCTCGCGAAACTGCGGGCAATGGGGCCAAAAGCAGCAATCACAAAAACACTGCTGGATGGAGATGACTCGATTTTTGCCGCCTTCGATCCGAAAACGGTGATGAATGAGCAGCCTACCGCCGGGCAAGCCCAGCGGCAGCGGGCACAACAAACCGGCAAGCCGATCGAAACAGCAGCGGTGGAAACCACCCGGGTACAGCGACAGTCCACTACGGCACAACTAGCCAGCCAACCAACCAATGCAACACCACAGCAACCCTCCCTGCCGCAAACCGGCACGGGACAGAATCTTCCTGCTGCACCTGCGACAGGCACACGCAACAGCGACGAGCAGGCCACCACAGTAGCCGCCCTGAATCAGCAGCTTTCCGGTTTTCCAGCTGGTTCAAGCACAACCAGCCAGGATCAGCGACCAGCCCCCCAACCCGTGAAGCCGGCACAGGAATCAAATCCTTCACAGCCGCCACAGTCGGCGCAGCGCTTTGACGACGTCATCTAA
- the glgC gene encoding glucose-1-phosphate adenylyltransferase translates to MRNQPHVLAIVLAGGEGKRLAPLTEDRAKPAVPFGGTYRLIDFVLSNLVNAGYMKICVLTQYKSHSLDRHIAQSWQPSGLTGNYIAPVPAQQRDGKRWYTGSADAILQSRNLIDDEDPDYVIVFGADHVYRMDPEQMVNEHIKSGKAVTVAGIRVPRSEATAFGCIQADDEGNITEFLEKPENPPATPDDPEMTYASMGNYVFTASELVKAIELDGENDKSTHDMGGDIIPYFVAQNQAHVYDFSTNEVPGETERDRGYWRDVGTIDAFYEAHMDLISVHPVFNLYNRRWPIHCTDLGNYPPAKFVQGGIAQSSMVATGSIISGGTVRNSVLSNNVIVEEGATVEGSVLMPGVRVEKGAVVRHAILDKNVVVSEGEFIGVDHKRDRKRFVVSDGGVVVVGKGIRV, encoded by the coding sequence GTGAGGAACCAACCACATGTCTTAGCAATTGTCCTAGCTGGCGGCGAGGGGAAGCGTCTTGCCCCATTGACTGAGGATCGTGCCAAGCCGGCCGTTCCTTTTGGTGGCACCTATCGACTTATCGATTTTGTGTTGTCCAACCTGGTCAATGCCGGATATATGAAAATTTGCGTCCTGACGCAATACAAGTCGCATTCCCTTGACCGTCACATCGCCCAATCGTGGCAGCCCTCGGGGCTCACCGGAAACTACATCGCCCCGGTCCCTGCCCAGCAGCGTGACGGCAAACGCTGGTACACCGGCAGTGCCGACGCTATTTTGCAGTCCCGGAATCTCATTGACGACGAAGATCCAGACTATGTCATCGTCTTCGGTGCGGATCACGTGTATCGCATGGATCCGGAACAGATGGTCAACGAGCACATCAAGTCCGGCAAAGCAGTGACGGTTGCAGGTATTCGTGTGCCACGTTCGGAGGCCACCGCTTTTGGCTGCATCCAAGCCGACGATGAAGGCAACATCACCGAATTTTTGGAAAAGCCGGAAAATCCGCCGGCCACTCCAGACGACCCAGAGATGACCTATGCGTCGATGGGGAACTATGTGTTCACCGCCAGTGAACTGGTGAAAGCCATCGAGCTGGACGGCGAAAATGACAAGTCCACCCACGACATGGGCGGCGACATTATTCCTTACTTCGTTGCCCAGAACCAGGCGCACGTCTACGACTTCTCCACCAACGAAGTGCCCGGTGAAACCGAGCGGGATCGTGGCTATTGGCGCGACGTTGGTACCATCGACGCCTTCTACGAGGCACACATGGATCTCATCAGCGTGCATCCGGTATTTAACCTATACAACCGGCGTTGGCCGATTCACTGCACTGACTTGGGGAACTATCCGCCGGCGAAGTTCGTCCAAGGCGGTATCGCCCAGTCGTCGATGGTAGCTACCGGTTCGATTATCTCCGGCGGTACAGTCCGCAACTCGGTGCTGTCGAATAATGTCATTGTTGAAGAGGGCGCCACGGTTGAGGGTTCGGTGCTCATGCCCGGCGTTCGAGTGGAAAAGGGTGCAGTGGTTCGCCACGCAATCCTGGATAAGAACGTTGTGGTGTCGGAAGGTGAATTTATTGGCGTTGACCACAAGCGTGACCGGAAACGGTTCGTAGTTTCCGACGGCGGTGTGGTGGTCGTCGGCAAGGGGATCCGCGTCTAA
- the budA gene encoding acetolactate decarboxylase: protein MHTQSTDPHPAFPFERHTIFQNSLMTALLDGIYDGQMTISELLGHGNFGIGTFDGLDGEMVILDGVCWQLTADGQAHQAPLSYRSPYAVVTNFVPRISVPAPKNLARSELSSFIDGLLPSENYMYAVKVTGHFNKVTVRTVTKQEKPYRPMLDATGDDKHVEITDSTGTVAGFRTPVYERGISVPGCHVHYVSDDHTTGGHILDFHLSHGHVEICPATDLALRLPTTSEFQQADLAPDNADAQIEAVENKKA, encoded by the coding sequence ATGCACACCCAATCGACTGATCCACATCCCGCGTTTCCCTTCGAACGACACACCATTTTTCAAAACTCGCTGATGACTGCCCTTCTTGACGGCATCTACGATGGTCAAATGACCATCAGTGAACTGCTTGGCCACGGCAATTTCGGCATCGGTACTTTCGATGGTCTTGACGGGGAGATGGTGATTTTAGACGGGGTCTGTTGGCAGCTCACCGCCGACGGGCAGGCACATCAAGCACCACTGTCTTACCGCTCCCCTTATGCGGTGGTCACTAACTTTGTGCCGCGGATCTCGGTGCCGGCACCTAAGAATCTGGCACGCAGCGAACTGTCGTCGTTTATCGACGGCCTGCTGCCCAGCGAAAACTATATGTATGCGGTAAAGGTCACAGGACACTTCAACAAAGTCACCGTGCGAACCGTCACCAAGCAAGAAAAACCTTATCGCCCAATGCTTGACGCCACTGGTGACGACAAGCATGTGGAGATCACTGATTCGACCGGCACTGTCGCCGGTTTCCGCACCCCGGTGTATGAGCGGGGTATCTCTGTTCCCGGCTGTCATGTGCATTATGTTTCCGACGATCACACCACTGGTGGTCACATTCTTGATTTTCACCTCAGCCACGGCCATGTGGAGATCTGTCCGGCAACTGATTTGGCACTGCGGCTGCCAACCACCAGCGAATTCCAGCAGGCAGATCTTGCCCCAGATAATGCTGACGCCCAAATTGAGGCCGTGGAAAACAAAAAAGCGTAA
- a CDS encoding anti-sigma factor family protein, with amino-acid sequence MQAPKNPAQPTTPAEPKRNKPRYPRQKTFASYEHLSAEAVAAFVDNELDEKAAHRARVHLVHCADCRQEVEAHRQASQRLKQAASAIHAPSALLDKLQSIAQSCPAGPTAEETPQHSPQTLLDKVDFYYRALVKHRDTTHQSARDEKH; translated from the coding sequence ATGCAAGCACCAAAAAACCCTGCGCAACCAACGACACCCGCGGAGCCGAAACGAAACAAGCCACGTTATCCGCGGCAGAAAACCTTCGCCTCCTATGAGCATCTTTCCGCCGAAGCAGTCGCCGCATTTGTTGACAACGAACTCGACGAAAAAGCAGCCCACCGGGCGCGGGTACATTTAGTGCACTGTGCTGACTGTCGGCAGGAAGTCGAAGCCCATCGGCAAGCATCGCAACGCTTAAAACAAGCCGCCAGTGCCATTCACGCCCCCAGCGCACTGCTCGACAAACTCCAATCGATTGCGCAAAGCTGCCCGGCAGGACCTACTGCTGAAGAAACCCCGCAGCACAGCCCGCAAACCTTACTCGACAAAGTAGATTTCTACTATCGTGCCCTGGTCAAACATCGCGACACCACCCACCAATCGGCACGCGACGAGAAACACTAA